Below is a genomic region from Panthera tigris isolate Pti1 chromosome E1, P.tigris_Pti1_mat1.1, whole genome shotgun sequence.
CCTCAGACTGTCTCTGGAGGTTATGACCATCCTGTGTCGCTGTGAGAATATTGAGACGTCGGAGGGGGTCCCGCTATTCGTAACAGGGGTTGCACAGGTAATAACCCAcctgcttcctcttctgtgtctaaccttctctcttcctgcccagcGGGGTCTGGCAGGCAGGAGCCAGATGGACTCCCCTCCGAAAgtgtgcctccctcccctctgttccCACCTGTGCTGCTGTGGGTGCCAGGATGGACCCCTAGAGATCCCCAGCTCCTTTGCCCTCACTGACTGGGGCTGCTAGTGGGGAAAGAGCAAGGGATTCTGGAACCCCTCCCAGGTCTGCTAGTGAATGTCCTTGGATGCCAAGGGGTAAGTTGAGGCAGGAGACACAGGCCCCTGTGTGCCAGAACTCGGCTGTCTGGACAGGAAGGGTTCAGTCCCAACCACTCCAGGTCCTGCGGAGCCCGTTGCCAGCCTCCCGTCCATGCTGACACCCCAGTGTCGAGCCCTAGCCCTCCTTCTCACAAGGCCAGAAAATGGGTCCCATGAAAAGTTCTGTTCATCAGGCTCCTCCGACCTCCTTGACAGGCATCAGCAAAATGAGCCTTGGCCATTCCCTGCTCCTAATTTTTGTTGAGAAGGCTTTGAGAAAATCTCTTGTCACTAAGATTTTAGTTTCCCTGTGTGTGAAGTAGGGGAATCATGTCCTCTACGTGTTCTGTAGGGATATTGGAAAGGCAAGTAAAACAACATGAGGGCTTTTTGAGATTTTTGGAAAAGAAGTGCTAGAAAAACCTAAACTTTTATTATTAATCCGgtctcactctgtgtgtgtgtgtgtgtgtgtgtgtgtgtgtgtgtgtacgcacatgGGTGTgtggtatttttaaagttcatttattttatttgaaaaaatttttttaatgtttatttatttttgagagagagacagacagacagcatgagcgggggaggggcagagagagagggagacacggaatcagaagcaggctccaggctccgagctgtcagcacagagcccaatgcggggctcgaacccgctgactgtgagatcatgacctgagccaaagtcagacgctcaaccgactgagccatccaggcaccccaagttcatttatttattttgagagaatgtgagagagcaagcagaggaggggcagagagagggggaaaagagaatcctaagcaggctccacgctatcagtgcagagcccaacacagggctggatcccaccaactgtgagatcgtgacctgagccgaaatccaagaGCTgaccgcccaaccaactgagccacccaggtgctccccagtCTCACTTTGAAAAGCAAGTGGCCCGATGTCTCGCTCTTCACTGCCATGCAGCTGTAGCCAATGAAACCCATTCCTGAGCCAGGGTGCTCGGTAACTCCCAGCACTTTCTTTGTAATATGCAGGTGGTCATCTTCATTGCTTCCCTCAGCAGCTCCCTGTTGAGCGCCTTCCCAGTTCCAGGCACTGCGGTGAGCATCAGAAAGCCCCTGCCCCCTCAGAGCCTGCATGCTGGGCGCCCGGACCGGAAGGGCCCAAACATCATCTTACCAATCCCCTTACCTTGCTGGAAATTGCCCTTCCAGCTTCTCAGGCACAACCCCGCAccacctctcccttcctcacccaGCCTGCCGGCTCTAACGGGGAAGGGGACTGTCCCCACCTTACCCACTCCTTGTAGCCGTGTGCAGGCAGGCTTCGGCACGGAGGCCTGACAAACTCAGAGCACTTTGTGTGGAACCAGTAGGGTCCCAGCCTCCCTCGACACCCTTGGCTAAAGAAACCCCGCTCTGCCTCCAAACCGCTACTGACTTGAGACAACTGCAGATACCTATGTCCCTTTTAAGCTGGGTGATGTGGACCCTGGAGATTCTCTGGGCCAGGAAGCCCTCGTGTGACCTCAGCCCCGGTTCCCCACTTGAGCCACCTGGGCCCAACCCCAGAGGGTAGGCTTCAAGTCCAGCCTGTTGCCAGGTGAAGGGACCGGGCAGGATTCCCCTGGCCAGGCGCAGACGCAGGGTCACCTCTGTCTCGGCCCGGCAGCGAGCATACTCCTAATACGCCAGGCTAGTAGGCAGGGCTCTCTGGGCAGCCTCCCGGGGTGCCTTGGGGACAGGTGAAGGCCCCTGGGAACGTTCAGATGGCACCCGTGGATGACCCACACAGCCCAGCCCGGAGTACCAGCGCTTACGTGTTTTtcccaggacacacacacacacacacacacacacacacacagctacacCTGGACTGTCCGCACTGGCCCAGACCGCCTACAACCACTGCTCTACTTCCTTTCCCTACTCTGCAGGCCAGGCTCATCTGAGCAGACATGTGTGCCGTGGGCAGAACACTTACACTGCTTCCCCCGGAGCCACCCGCACCCACGCTGCTCTGccttcccacccatctccccacagACTCCTGACTACGACCCCTCAAAGCGCCCACCCCACCCTCTGCAGCAGGACCCCTGGCCTGTCCCAGTCGGAGCAGTGAGGTATTGGactctccccacaccccaggccctgggcccCCAGACCCATGCCCCTGTTTTGCATTTCTTGGCAGGATTTCCCTAGAGATTATGACGTTGCAGCCCCGCTGCGAGGACGTAGAGACGGCCGAGGGGGTAGCTTTAACTGTGACGGGTGTCGCCCAGGTATAGTAACCCAGCAGCCCCACGCATGTCCGTTGAGCTGCCTCGTCCCTGTGCCggggtttggggggaggaggagaggacggCAGCCAGGGGCAGTCTCCCTCcagtgccccttcccctgccccccttccAAGAGAGGGTCATCGTCACCGGAATGTGCTCACTCGGCCTCTTGGCCACTCAGTAGGACTAACAGACACCCCTTCTCTCCTCAGCGGGCTCACAAGAGACAGAACCAGTGCTGAGGGCTCCTGGCTCACTAACCCCACCCCATTCTTTGCAGGTGTTGGAAGTGCCACGCCCCAGAATCCAGGCCTTCCCTGTTCCCTGGGGAGGGGGCTAAAGGGGACCAGAGGGGAGGCCACGTGAGGCAGAGGAGTTGTCGGAGGCTGCTTTATGTTCCCAGCTCGGGGCCAGGGTGAGGGGCTTCCTGCTCCAGTCCAGTTCTCAACGTCACAGGGCAGCAAGGTGCAACCATGCTATAGGCTCCTGGTGAGGGGGTGGTTGGCTTAATACCTCGGGTATGAAAGGCAGGTGGATACCCACCCTCGGTGGCATCCCCCTGGACCTGTCTCCTGCCCTGTCCAGGCTCTCTTCCCTAGTCTGTGTATCTGTGTCCCTAtcactcattttcctttttgccctctctgcccctcagcctgCAGGTCTCCCACCTGTGGGGAGACTGCATGGGAGGAATTGGCTAACGAGGGAATAGTGAgtgggctgagggtggggagatGAGCCCCAAGTGCCCAGCAGAGAGGCCGTGTCAGGGCCCGAGGCTGCCAGTGAAGATAAAAATTGTCAGTGTAAGAATTCCATGTGTGCTCTCCCCACCAGAGGCCTCAGACAGACTCTGTCCCCTCCTGGCCCCTAGGCCTCCGGGTCtgagaaaagaggggaggggcacagccaCCATCCTCCACATCTCTGGGTCTGGGGACTCCATCTGCCCCCCTCCAGCCTGGTTCAGGCGCCTCTGTGACTACTGGCAGGTGAAGATCATGACGGAGAAGGAGCTCCTGGCAGTGGCCTGCGAGCAGTTTCTGGGCAAGAACGTGCAGGACATCAAGAACGTCGTCCTGCAGACCCTGGAGGGACACCTTCGCTCCATCCTTGGTaaggccctgcccctcccagggaccCCTCTGCTGCCTTTGAGGAACCTCGCAGGCTCTCCAAgccagggccagggaggggcgtggggcagggcagggaggtctGTCAGTCCCACCAAGGTTTCCTTTCCAAACTTCCGGTGACTTGAGGCAAAGGAGAGGGCATTGGGATGGGGAGGCGAGGGGCCGCCAGTCTGGCCAGGCTCCTGGTGTTGCTTGAGACACTTTTCCTCATCCAGCCTGGACTCTGCAAGAGGAGGCTCAGTGTTAAATACTGTGAAGAAGAAACCCCGGGAAGACCCAGCTCAGACCGCACTACGTGGGCATGCAGTCAGACTGCTGCTTGTATGCCTCGTCCCTTCTGCGGTGGGCTGGGCCCCCAGGGAACCAGCCCATGATCCCTCTGTTCCCAGGGACCCTCACCGTGGAGCAGATTTATCAGGACCGGGACCAGTTTGCCAAGCTGGTGCGGGAGGTGGCGGCCCCTGATGTCGGCCGCATGGGCATCGAGATCCTCAGCTTCACCATCAAGGTGCAGTGCGATAGGAAGGCTGCAGCCCCCCACGCCCCCCTGGGAGGGGGGTGTTGGCAGGAGGGGCACCTCTGTACCTATGACTCTTCCCAAGGATgactcccccttccctcccaggacGTGTATGACAAAGTGGACTATCTAAGCTCCTTGGGCAAGACACAGACTGCCGTGGTACAGAGAGATGCCGACATTGGGGTGGCCGAGGCCGAGCGAGACGCAGGCATCCGGGTACGTGGgctttccttcctgcccccagggCCAGGGATCTCGGGGGGGTGGGACCATGGTAGGTTGAGGGAACCCTCAgcacctgcccctcctgctgccAGGAAGCCGAGTGCAAGAAGGAGATGCTGGATGTGAAGTTCATGGCAGACACCAAGATCGCCGACTCCAAGCGAGCCTTCGAGCTACAAAAGTCAGCTTTCAGTGAGGAGGTCAACATCAAGGTGAGGAGCCGTAGGGCATCCCAGGTTGGGGCTCAGGGCTCGGGACCTGGCAGCCAGCCTCTGACGTGCTGCCCTTCTTCCTGCCGCAGACAGCCGAGGCCCAGCTGGCCTATGAGCTGCAAGGAGCCCGTGAGCAGCAGAAGATCCGGCAGGAAGAGATTGAGATTGAGGTTGTACAGCGCAAGAAGCAGATCGCAGTGGAGGCACAGGAGATCCTGCGCACAGATAAGGAGCTCATTGCCACAGTGCGCTGTCCTGCCGAAGCTGAGGCCCACCGCATACAGCAGATCGCCGAGGGTGAAAAGTGAGCGCCCCTGGCTGAGGGGGGGACTAGTCAGGCTCCTCTCCCATCCACCTCTCCAGCCCCAGCGTGGAAGCCGCCTCTCCCAGCACCCGCTGACTGAGGTGGGGGTGTGCCGCCTTCCCAGTGGGATTGCTGTTGGGAAGGCTGAACTAGATAAAGGAGACCCGAGGGCCCGATATGGTACTTGGCACAGCGGGCATCCTGGCCAGTCCCTGGCTAGTCTCTCCCATTTGCATCTGGCAGCTGGTGGCCTCTCTCTGCCAGAGCCTGAAGAAGGCACCTCCCTCCTTAGGTCCCCAACCCCTGACACCCGGCAGAGCAGAGGGCTTGAGGGTTTGCTGGCCCCCAGGCAAGGCTTGAGGGCACCCTGGCACTTCGCACTGATGCTGCCTGACCTGAACTCCTGCAGGGTGAAGCAGGTCCTCTTAGCACAGGCGGAGGCTGAGAAGATCCGCAAAATCGGGGAGGCGGAGGCAGCAGTCATCGAGGCGATGGGCAAGGCAGAAGCTGAGCGGATGAAGCTCAAGGCTGAGGCCTACCAGAAATATGGGGATGCAGCCAAGATGGCCTTGGTGCTGGAGGCCCTGCCCCAGGTGAGGCCTTTGCCCCGGGGTGGATCCGGCTGGGCCTTGTCAGGAACACAGCGACGGGCTGGCTAGAAACATGAAATGTGAGAGCGCTCGGCAGGGGGGGGCAGGAACCCTGCAACAGGCACAGGCCCATCCCTGGCCCACTGGGTCTCACTGACCGTGGCTTGCAAATAAGAGCCACCCAAGCTGGGGTGGGGTTTAGGCgaggtggagaaaggaaggggagatGCTGGacggggcagggcaggaggacaGAGCGCACCAAACcgagccctccccccacctcccccacctagATTGCTGCCAAAATCGCCGCCCCGCTGACCAAAGTCGATGAGATTGTGGTCCTCAGTGGGGACAACAGCAAAGTGACATCGGAGGTAAACCGGCTGCTGGCCGAGCTGCCGGCCTCTGTGCACGCCCTCACAGGCATGGACCTCTCTAAGGTGAGTGCTGGCCGCCTGCGGGTGGGGCAGTCACGGGCCGCAGAGCCGAGGCCTCACGGCGCCTCCCTTCCTTGCAGATACCCCTGATCAAGAAGGCCACCGGCGCACAGGCGTGAGGCTCCCAAAGGCCTACACCCGTCAGCAGCCGCCCGCCTCTCCCTCCAGCACCCGTTTTCCTACCACAGCGACAACGGGAACGCTACTGACTCTGGTGCCTTATTTTGTAGGGA
It encodes:
- the FLOT2 gene encoding flotillin-2 isoform X4; the protein is MGNCHTVGPNEALVVSGGCCGSDYKQYVFGGWAWAWWCISDTQRLSLEVMTILCRCENIETSEGVPLFVTGVAQVKIMTEKELLAVACEQFLGKNVQDIKNVVLQTLEGHLRSILGTLTVEQIYQDRDQFAKLVREVAAPDVGRMGIEILSFTIKDVYDKVDYLSSLGKTQTAVVQRDADIGVAEAERDAGIREAECKKEMLDVKFMADTKIADSKRAFELQKSAFSEEVNIKTAEAQLAYELQGAREQQKIRQEEIEIEVVQRKKQIAVEAQEILRTDKELIATVRCPAEAEAHRIQQIAEGEKVKQVLLAQAEAEKIRKIGEAEAAVIEAMGKAEAERMKLKAEAYQKYGDAAKMALVLEALPQIAAKIAAPLTKVDEIVVLSGDNSKVTSEVNRLLAELPASVHALTGMDLSKIPLIKKATGAQA
- the FLOT2 gene encoding flotillin-2 isoform X3; its protein translation is MTEKELLAVACEQFLGKNVQDIKNVVLQTLEGHLRSILGTLTVEQIYQDRDQFAKLVREVAAPDVGRMGIEILSFTIKDVYDKVDYLSSLGKTQTAVVQRDADIGVAEAERDAGIREAECKKEMLDVKFMADTKIADSKRAFELQKSAFSEEVNIKTAEAQLAYELQGAREQQKIRQEEIEIEVVQRKKQIAVEAQEILRTDKELIATVRCPAEAEAHRIQQIAEGEKVKQVLLAQAEAEKIRKIGEAEAAVIEAMGKAEAERMKLKAEAYQKYGDAAKMALVLEALPQIAAKIAAPLTKVDEIVVLSGDNSKVTSEVNRLLAELPASVHALTGMDLSKIPLIKKATGAQA
- the FLOT2 gene encoding flotillin-2 isoform X2, whose protein sequence is MFPARGQGEGLPAPVQFSTSQGSKVKIMTEKELLAVACEQFLGKNVQDIKNVVLQTLEGHLRSILGTLTVEQIYQDRDQFAKLVREVAAPDVGRMGIEILSFTIKDVYDKVDYLSSLGKTQTAVVQRDADIGVAEAERDAGIREAECKKEMLDVKFMADTKIADSKRAFELQKSAFSEEVNIKTAEAQLAYELQGAREQQKIRQEEIEIEVVQRKKQIAVEAQEILRTDKELIATVRCPAEAEAHRIQQIAEGEKVKQVLLAQAEAEKIRKIGEAEAAVIEAMGKAEAERMKLKAEAYQKYGDAAKMALVLEALPQIAAKIAAPLTKVDEIVVLSGDNSKVTSEVNRLLAELPASVHALTGMDLSKIPLIKKATGAQA
- the FLOT2 gene encoding flotillin-2 isoform X1, with protein sequence MGNCHTVGPNEALVVSGGCCGSDYKQYVFGGWAWAWWCISDTQRISLEIMTLQPRCEDVETAEGVALTVTGVAQVKIMTEKELLAVACEQFLGKNVQDIKNVVLQTLEGHLRSILGTLTVEQIYQDRDQFAKLVREVAAPDVGRMGIEILSFTIKDVYDKVDYLSSLGKTQTAVVQRDADIGVAEAERDAGIREAECKKEMLDVKFMADTKIADSKRAFELQKSAFSEEVNIKTAEAQLAYELQGAREQQKIRQEEIEIEVVQRKKQIAVEAQEILRTDKELIATVRCPAEAEAHRIQQIAEGEKVKQVLLAQAEAEKIRKIGEAEAAVIEAMGKAEAERMKLKAEAYQKYGDAAKMALVLEALPQIAAKIAAPLTKVDEIVVLSGDNSKVTSEVNRLLAELPASVHALTGMDLSKIPLIKKATGAQA